tccttttaacatgagtcttcaatattcccaggtaagaagttctaggttgtagttattataggaatattataggaattataggactatttctctctataccatttgtatttcatatacctttgactattggatgttcttataggaactatagtattgccagcctaatctcgggagttgataggcttgaagtcataaacagcgcaatgcttgaagtacagtgaagagctgctgattaaagcaggaaagtgctgtttgaatgaatgcttatgagcctactgctgcctaccaccactcagtcagactgttctatcaaatatcaaatcatagaccttattataataaacacacagaaatacttaggtcattaatatggtaaaatccggaagctatcatttcgaaaacaaaacgtttattctttcagtgaaatacggaagcgttccgtattttatctaacgggtggcatcccgaAGTCtacatattgctgttacattgtaccaTCTTCaacgttatgtcataattatgtacaattccgGCAAATTAATtgcggtctttgttaggaagaaatggtcttcacacagttcgcaacgagccaggcggcccaaactgctgcatataccctgactctgcttgcacagaacgcaagagaagtgacacaatttccctagttaaaagaaattcatgttagcaggcaatattaactaaatatgcaggtttaaaaatatatacatgtgtattgattttaagaaaggcattgatgtttatgggtaggtacacattggtgcaacgacagtgcttttttcacgaatgtgcttgttaaatcatcacccgtttggcgaagtaggctttGATTCGAGGATAAATCAACAggtaccgcatcgattatatgcaacgcaggacaagctgataaactagtaatatcatcaaccatgtgtagttaactagtgattatgttaagattgattgttttttataagataagtttaatgctagctggcaacttaccttggctcttgctgcactcgtgtaaaaggtagtcagcctgccaagcagtctcctcgtggagtgcaatataatcggccataatcggtgtcccaaaatgccgattaccgattgttatgaaaacttgaaatcggccctaattaatcggccattccggtTAATCGGTCGCCCTCTAGTTAAAATGCACATCTGTGAGCTACTTGCCAAAAGAActatatcggtatcggccaaaaaatGTAATATGGGTGCAACTctagtaaatagtaaagtacaaagaTCTCAACACCTACATGGGGCGGCGGGTGGCCTGGAGGgtaggagtgttgggccagtaaccgaaaggttgctgcatcgaatccccgagctgataaggtaaaaacattctgttctgctcctgaacagggcagttaacccactgtcccccaAGCtccgtggatgtcgatttaaggcagcccctgcacctctctgattcagaggggttgggttaaatgcggaagacacatttcagttgaatgcatttagttgtacaactgactaggtatccctctttccctaCTTAAAGTGTCACTATaaagaaatcgctctgccatttcctggttgctaaaactcttAACAGTTCACCTAATTTGAGTTTACGTGACAAAATgtaaagaatcattgtaccatctgtGAAATACTTTTtccataacaaaaaaaaacatttttgtttgagccatttgaagctggtgtacaaaaccgaaagtaaaatatgcaaaaacaaaacttgaaaacgggaagcatagaaatagcacacatagaacaaatCTACCGCTTCTTAAACTTGCCTTCAAGttgaatgatagatctataactcacatttctatgtgaatccggtcaggtcgcccaaaaagttacattctGCCACTAAGTAGTACCtccatttttttttacctaagtactttacaccattgatAAGTAGGCTGTGCAGTGCAATttcaagatatatattttttggggtgggggggttaaACTAATAATTGTCCTTTATTGactttatataacaacattccccCACACAAATATTGTCCAGTTgtggcatgattccactattttgCATTCGTTTCAATGGGGCACTTTTATTTTGAATGCGAACTGCCGAGGCCCCTATTGTTGCTCGCGCTGTTGTTCACGACACACTGATGAACCCGCCCACCCTTCATTTCTCCCGGTCTCTCCCTCATTAAAATGATGTTCTATTGCTGCAGCGCATGATTGGAGCTCACAGCTAAACTCAATCGCAGGGGCATCTTAAACCCCCTCGCTCTCACTGCCGGTTTAACATAACAAAGGGGAATAGAGTACTCTGATGAAAACCTGACAAAAAGGCTAAAGCGCGCGATTGTCCTTGTGGCAGGACATGCAAGCGTGGTCTCCACTCCCTCCACAGGCGCACATTTGAACCTAACCGGGAAATCAGATTAAAATGTGTTATTGGTATCGTGCTCCTTTCTCGAAATAGAAGAaaattgtattacaatgtatgTTGCTGTAATCATTTTACGTCACATGCAGTCACAGGGACCGTTTGAATAATCGAATATGCCAAAGTATGACTAGCCTACATCATAAGGTGCACCTCTGGTGTTTTAGATTGGAGAGagaatttatttcaaattttcAGATGGATGATTTGGAGAGAACGTGAAATCGGTATTAATCTATAAAGATAGCTTAACCATGGATGACATTGCTACGTTGCAAAATAACCCAATGCAGACTGGAAAACAAGGGCAGTGCTTCACAACACGATAGGAGATAAAGGGGTTGTCTGTGGGTGAAGAGATGTCTATAATAAGGGGGGTCGAGTCTATAGAAAATCATGGCCAGAGAAAATAGTGCATTTGTTAGTTTCTGTTTTGCCTATAACCTTTAATGATGTTATGATGCAATTATAAACATTTTCCCAGATAAAAATTATCAAGGTGGCTTTTGCTTTGGAAGCAGACATTTTATGTCTTAAAGCATAGACATTTTAAAATTAGCTAAGCCTTTTCTTTGTCATTTTCCATTATGGAGATTTGCTGAAGATTTTAGATTTTCACTCGCCTCTGCTGTCATTGGATGTTATTGTTTAAGCTTACTATCTAGAATGTCAGCTTGTTTTTCCTGGATACTAAAGCCCAGACATAAACCCTTCAAATGGTGCTGAATACTAAACAAAACCACTGATCCACTTTTCTAAACAGCAATGCTCTCTAGCATCTAGGTGACAGGAGTCAGACCCTTGTGGCAACATGAGATTATCTGGAGCATGTTATGCCCTGTGTTTATTTCCTTCTGACTGCTCTGGGCCACACATGTCATTTCCCCATTCTTCAAAATACCCATCACTTCTCACGTAGAATTTGTCACGCAAAATACCCATCACTTCTCACGTAGAATTTGTCACGTTACATTATGTTGGTTTGTGGTTGGATGCATTGGCTTTAAATCGTTTTGAGCAGAGCTTTGCTGTTGTAGAGATGCAGTGCGTGTTGCATCTGCTGTGTCTGGAGTACCCTAGACTAAGTCATGGACTGTCTGTGTTGTTGATTTATACATTGAATCCTTTCTCATTTCATTTCCACCAGGTTCGTGGCCCCCATTCTCACCGCGGAATATGATGCAGAGGCCCTCCTCTCCGAAGGGAAGTTGAATGGGAATACTGGCATACGTGTCAGCTCGTGATCAATGAACTCAGTCCATTCAAGCACAAAAGGAACTAACCTGAACTACTGAAGAAAAAGAGGGGATATAACGACACAGACACCTTTTTGCGGATATGGCGGCGACAGATGCCTGTGCAGCACCTGTACAGGAAGAAGGCACTACCACCACCGAGACCAAAACAGAGGTGGAGCCCACAAACTCAGAGACTGTCACAGAGGCTGTCACGTCTCCACCCGAAGAGGTACAACCTGCCGGAGAGACCACAGAGAGCACAGAGCAGCCGGCCGATGGCAAAGCTAAACAGGCCTCTGAGAATATTTTCTCTTCCTTCCTGAATAAGAGTGGACTGGGAAAAGTCATgggagggaagaagaagaaggagcagAGCACTGAGGCTGTGGAGGCTAATGGAGAGGGCAACACAGAGCAGAAAAAGGCCTCTGACCAAACAGAAGAGCCGGCAGCCAATGGTACAGAGGCAGCGGCAGAGGACCAGGCCATTGAGAAAGCGCCGGAGAACCAGGTGAAGGTCCGATCCAAATCCTTGGACAGGTTAGAGGACCCTGAGGCCCTCAATGCCACAGTGGACACAATGGAAGATGCCCCGGCAGCAGAAGAGTCAGAGAAGCCTGCCTCCAGTGCAGCGACCAAACACATGAAACGCTGGCATTCCTTTAAGAAGCTTATGGCCCAGAAGAGTCACAAGAAGAGCACAGAAGATTCTAAGGAGGGTGAGGGCAGCGAGGGTGCATCTGGGGGAACACCTGGTGACACAAGTACACTGGACTCCAAGGCTTCAGAATCCAGTGGCCAGAAACGGTGGAAACTGAAAAGGTCATGGACATTCCAGGGGCTGAAGAGAGACCCGTCAGTCGTAGGCATCAGCAAAGCCGCTAAGAGCGAGAAGGCGGAAGGGGAGGAAAACGCCGCAGAGAACGATGAAGCGGCTGCGCCTGAAACAGACGAAGCCAAGGCACAGGTAGACGGCGAAACACAGGAGAAGACCAACACAGACGGAGAGGAGGAAAAAGGAGCCACCGCCGCCCCACacaaatcaatgaaccaacatGCAGATGAGATCTGGACCTCCTTCAAGAAACGCGTGATGTCCAAGCGGGCAGCAGACACGGTGGCTGCCAGCGGGGAGGAGGAAGGTGCTGCAGCATCTGAACTGGCCGAGCAGACGGAAGAGGCAGGCAAAGAGCAGGCCAAGTCGGCCAAGACCAAGCGAACGCACTTCAACCGCGCCGTTTCGCTGAAAAACTTCATCATGCGAAAGGGGAAAAGCACCAGCGTGGACCAGGGAGACGGCGCTCCGAAGGAGGGTAAGGAGGCGGCAGATGGGGAGGCGAAGGACACAGAGGACGCGGCTGCCCCAGCTGGCACGTCTGACAGTCAGCAGGCGGCAGACGGGGAGGCGAAAGACACAGAGGACGCGGCTGCCCCAGCTGGCACGTGTGACAGTCAGCAGGGAGAAGCTGACGCTGCTCAGGGCGAGAGCAACGACAAAGGAGAGGCTCAGGTGGCCAATGAGCACACAGTCGCCGATGGAGAGGCAAAGGAGCCCGCAACGAGCACACCGTCTGGTCCTGAGCCAGAGAAGGCCAACTCAGCTGAGCCCGCAGCACCGGCAGAGCCTGCGGCAGAAGTGAAAACCAACGGTGAGAATGGTTGCTCGAACGGCACGCCCGAAGAAGACGCCACACACAATCATGAAACGACCCTGAAAAAGGACGGACCAACAGACGAGGCCAAACAAGAAAACACCAACTCCACGAAGGACGCGAAGATGCTGAACCTCGGCACAGGAAATGCAGTTGCCCAAATCGGTGAGTTTGCAGTAGAAATAGACTGTGGCGATGATGACCTCCAGCAAAATGGAGCTAACATGATGACACAGGTCAAATTAGAACTAGGGACTAGCTTTGAGTTAGAGGCCGGGGGGGAGGGACCTTCTCAAAATGGAGGGTCCCATTCTGAGTCAGGGGAGACCAACGCTGAGCCACATAACCAAGAGGAAGCGCGGAAGAGGATGTTCTATGAGGCTGCTGCATCCATCGTACAGACAATTATGTCAGCGGCCACTGAACAGTTAGAAAATGAGAAGAGCTTTCTGGACAATGGTCAAAAGTGTTCTCATTATGCCAATAGTGGGAACACTTTTGACCGTTGTCCAGAAATGTTCTAACTGTTCAAGAAAAGGTAAGGTGATATTAACATCAGTTTTTGTCATTGAGGGTTTACAAATATGATGCTGGGTGAAGCTTTAAGTGGAAGCGTAGTGTAGTTATGTGATACTGAAAGCCGTTCACCTACTTTGATGCAGCGCTTTGAAATCCCTTTAAGGACACTCAACGCTGCAGTAGGTAACATGAAACATGTAAATAGTCAGGGAAAGAGCCACTGAACCAAACGGTTACTCATCGGTATCCATGTCACAGCACACAATAGAAAGGTCACTGTGTATAACAGGGCCACTTCATTATTGTAGGGAAAGAGGGTCAAAGGACATCAATAATGTTTAGTCAATCAAAGGATTAGTAGTTAAATCAAAGTGTCACTTGGGCTGTCTAGGAACAAGATTAAGCACCTTTCTCCCTGGGGTACCAGTTTATCGATGAAAGTAGTTTTTCCTGCATGTTTGGTTCACAGTTTTCAGTCAGGGCCCATGTCTACAATATTGTGATTCACCCTAAGGA
This genomic interval from Salvelinus sp. IW2-2015 linkage group LG22, ASM291031v2, whole genome shotgun sequence contains the following:
- the LOC111949450 gene encoding uncharacterized protein DDB_G0286299-like, coding for MAATDACAAPVQEEGTTTTETKTEVEPTNSETVTEAVTSPPEEVQPAGETTESTEQPADGKAKQASENIFSSFLNKSGLGKVMGGKKKKEQSTEAVEANGEGNTEQKKASDQTEEPAANGTEAAAEDQAIEKAPENQVKVRSKSLDRLEDPEALNATVDTMEDAPAAEESEKPASSAATKHMKRWHSFKKLMAQKSHKKSTEDSKEGEGSEGASGGTPGDTSTLDSKASESSGQKRWKLKRSWTFQGLKRDPSVVGISKAAKSEKAEGEENAAENDEAAAPETDEAKAQVDGETQEKTNTDGEEEKGATAAPHKSMNQHADEIWTSFKKRVMSKRAADTVAASGEEEGAAASELAEQTEEAGKEQAKSAKTKRTHFNRAVSLKNFIMRKGKSTSVDQGDGAPKEGKEAADGEAKDTEDAAAPAGTSDSQQAADGEAKDTEDAAAPAGTCDSQQGEADAAQGESNDKGEAQVANEHTVADGEAKEPATSTPSGPEPEKANSAEPAAPAEPAAEVKTNGENGCSNGTPEEDATHNHETTLKKDGPTDEAKQENTNSTKDAKMLNLGTGNAVAQIDKKAGNV